The following proteins come from a genomic window of Sphingomonas oryzagri:
- a CDS encoding DUF983 domain-containing protein, whose product MTDTELLDRRDWKKAVLAGMADRCPSCGQAHLFARGLRTVPHCPACGQDWSHQRADDFPAYLVILILGHVLVPIVVAVNIAWDVPLVPQMIAWSLLAIVIAVAMIRPAKGAVIGAQWALRMGGFGKR is encoded by the coding sequence ATGACCGACACCGAATTGCTCGACAGGCGCGACTGGAAGAAGGCGGTGCTGGCCGGCATGGCCGATCGCTGCCCATCGTGCGGGCAGGCGCATCTCTTCGCGCGCGGTCTGCGGACGGTGCCGCACTGCCCCGCCTGCGGGCAGGACTGGAGCCATCAGCGCGCCGACGATTTCCCGGCCTATCTGGTGATCCTGATCCTGGGCCACGTGCTGGTGCCGATCGTGGTGGCGGTGAACATCGCGTGGGACGTTCCGCTGGTGCCGCAGATGATCGCGTGGTCGCTGCTCGCGATCGTGATCGCGGTGGCGATGATCCGCCCGGCGAAGGGCGCCGTGATCGGCGCGCAATGGGCGCTCAGGATGGGCGGCTTCGGCAAGCGGTAG
- a CDS encoding TMEM175 family protein, whose product MKTERMTAFTDGVVAIIITIMVLELKVPESGEPRALLAAMPILAAYVLSYINVGLYWNNHHHLLQSAEHTDGRALWANLTFLFWLSLVPFVIRWIDEAGFVAMPVAAYGVVLGMAGASYLWLQHQIMCVNGGRSSALAEALGRDWKGRLSIAGYLLAIPLSFVEPLIAIAIYVLISIVWLVPDRRIERRLR is encoded by the coding sequence ATGAAAACCGAACGGATGACTGCCTTCACCGATGGAGTGGTCGCGATCATCATCACCATCATGGTGCTGGAACTGAAGGTGCCGGAAAGCGGGGAGCCGCGGGCGCTGCTGGCCGCCATGCCGATCCTCGCCGCCTATGTGCTGAGCTACATCAACGTCGGGCTCTACTGGAACAACCACCACCACCTGCTGCAATCGGCCGAGCATACCGACGGGCGCGCCCTGTGGGCGAACCTGACCTTCCTCTTCTGGCTGAGCCTCGTGCCCTTCGTGATCCGCTGGATCGACGAGGCCGGGTTCGTGGCCATGCCGGTGGCCGCTTATGGCGTCGTCCTCGGCATGGCGGGGGCCAGCTATCTCTGGCTGCAGCACCAGATCATGTGCGTGAACGGCGGCCGTTCCTCGGCGCTGGCGGAGGCGCTCGGTCGCGACTGGAAGGGGCGGCTGTCGATCGCGGGCTATCTGCTGGCGATACCGCTTTCCTTCGTGGAGCCGTTGATCGCGATCGCCATCTACGTCCTGATCTCGATCGTCTGGCTGGTGCCCGACCGGCGGATCGAGCGCCGGCTGCGCTGA
- a CDS encoding glycosyltransferase family 2 protein, producing the protein MAAPSTGGYEFAVIVPTYNEADNVERIIDGLDTALAGIRSEVIFVDDWSRDGTAERIGELAKGRSDIRVLRRFGRNGLASAVIEGMMATMAPVVAVIDGDGQHDERLLPRLFSMVRGGSADVAIGSRYCQNGSTGNWDSFRLKCSRAATNLSRLVLQSPVSDPMSGFFAVRRDKVEALLPRLSGRGFKILFDLLTSSPEPLRAVELPFEFRTRTAGESKLGAGVALDYLVTIADRLIRRYVPPRPVMFAIVGTLGLGVHLAVLKAALGWGGLSFGAAQTVAVLAAIAFNFLVNNSITFRDRRLKGLRMLAGLASFYAVCGLGALANIGTGVVLFAEHHGWWAAGVAGAAVGSVWNFAASMLVTWRRR; encoded by the coding sequence TTGGCGGCGCCCTCCACAGGCGGTTATGAGTTCGCTGTCATCGTCCCCACCTATAACGAAGCCGACAATGTCGAGCGGATCATCGATGGGCTGGACACGGCGCTCGCCGGAATCCGCAGCGAGGTGATCTTCGTCGACGACTGGTCCCGCGACGGCACCGCCGAACGGATCGGGGAACTGGCGAAGGGGCGTTCAGACATCCGCGTGTTGCGCCGATTCGGGCGCAACGGCCTCGCCTCTGCGGTGATCGAGGGCATGATGGCCACGATGGCGCCGGTGGTGGCGGTGATCGACGGCGACGGCCAGCATGACGAGAGACTGCTGCCACGCCTCTTCTCGATGGTGCGCGGCGGATCGGCCGACGTCGCGATCGGATCGCGCTATTGCCAGAACGGATCGACCGGCAACTGGGACAGCTTCCGCCTGAAATGCAGCCGGGCGGCGACCAACCTGTCGCGGCTGGTGCTGCAGTCACCGGTGAGCGACCCGATGAGCGGCTTCTTCGCGGTGCGTCGCGACAAGGTGGAGGCGCTGCTGCCACGCCTCTCCGGTCGCGGCTTCAAGATCCTGTTCGACCTGCTGACTTCCAGCCCGGAGCCACTACGCGCCGTGGAATTGCCTTTCGAGTTCCGCACGCGGACGGCGGGCGAGAGCAAGCTCGGCGCGGGCGTGGCGCTCGATTATCTGGTGACGATCGCCGACCGGCTGATCCGCCGCTACGTGCCGCCGCGCCCGGTGATGTTCGCGATCGTCGGCACGCTCGGCCTCGGCGTGCATCTCGCGGTGCTCAAGGCCGCGCTGGGCTGGGGCGGGCTGTCGTTCGGCGCCGCGCAGACGGTCGCCGTGCTGGCCGCCATCGCCTTCAACTTCCTCGTCAACAACAGCATCACCTTCCGCGATCGCCGGCTAAAGGGGCTGCGGATGCTGGCCGGGCTGGCGAGTTTCTATGCGGTGTGCGGTCTCGGCGCGCTGGCCAATATCGGTACGGGCGTCGTCCTGTTCGCCGAACACCATGGCTGGTGGGCGGCCGGCGTGGCGGGTGCCGCGGTCGGCTCGGTCTGGAATTTCGCGGCCTCGATGCTGGTGACGTGGCGACGGCGTTGA
- a CDS encoding ligase-associated DNA damage response exonuclease has translation MARLGSWIEPHPQGIYVPAADAWIDPSQPVPRALVTHGHADHARGGHGAVLATPETLAIMATRYGPQSGQGVAYGETVVLGDVTAHFVPAGHVLGSSQIVLEHKGERIVVSGDYKRRPDPTCVPFEPVPCDIFITEATFGLPVFRHPDTGAEVDRLLEALHANPDRCVLVGAYALGKAQRLIAELRLRGHHDPIYIHGAMERLCSLYQELGVDLGELVSATAASKEQLRGTIVMCPPGALNDRWSRRLPDPITAMASGWMRVRQRARQRNVELPLVVSDHADWDELTSTVQELAPQELWVTHGREDALVHWCMTRQIRAKALALVGYEDEDD, from the coding sequence ATGGCCCGCCTCGGCTCCTGGATCGAACCGCATCCGCAAGGCATCTACGTGCCCGCCGCCGATGCGTGGATCGATCCTTCGCAGCCGGTGCCGCGCGCGCTCGTCACCCACGGGCACGCGGACCATGCGCGGGGCGGCCACGGAGCGGTGCTGGCGACGCCAGAGACGCTGGCGATCATGGCGACACGATACGGCCCGCAATCGGGGCAGGGCGTGGCCTATGGCGAGACGGTCGTCCTGGGCGACGTGACCGCACACTTCGTGCCGGCGGGGCATGTGCTGGGTTCGTCGCAGATCGTTCTGGAGCATAAGGGCGAACGAATAGTCGTCTCAGGCGACTATAAGCGACGGCCCGATCCCACGTGCGTCCCGTTCGAGCCGGTCCCGTGCGACATCTTCATCACCGAGGCCACTTTCGGCCTGCCGGTCTTCCGCCATCCCGATACCGGGGCGGAGGTCGATCGGTTGCTGGAGGCGCTGCACGCCAACCCCGATCGCTGCGTGCTGGTCGGTGCCTATGCGCTGGGCAAGGCGCAGCGGCTGATCGCGGAACTGCGCCTGCGCGGGCATCATGACCCGATCTACATCCATGGCGCCATGGAACGGCTGTGCTCGCTCTATCAGGAACTGGGCGTCGATCTCGGCGAACTGGTGTCGGCGACCGCCGCGTCCAAGGAGCAACTGCGCGGCACGATCGTGATGTGCCCGCCCGGCGCGCTCAACGATCGCTGGTCCCGCCGCCTTCCCGATCCGATCACCGCCATGGCGTCCGGCTGGATGCGGGTGCGCCAGCGCGCGCGGCAGAGGAATGTCGAACTGCCGCTGGTCGTCTCGGATCATGCCGACTGGGATGAACTCACATCGACGGTGCAAGAACTCGCGCCGCAGGAACTTTGGGTCACCCACGGGCGCGAAGACGCGCTCGTGCACTGGTGCATGACCCGCCAGATTCGGGCGAAGGCGCTGGCGCTCGTCGGATACGAAGACGAAGACGACTGA